The segment CATGGGTGCCGCCGGGATGGAGCTCCGCGCCGAGCTGGACCTCAGCACCGCCGAGGTGCCGGACATGGTGGCCGCCGCCTGCTACCGCGTCGTGCGGGAGGCCCTCACCAACGCCGCCCGGCACGCCCCCGACACCCCCGTCACACTCCGCGTCGCGCCGCTGCCACACGGCCTGGAGATCGACGTACGCAACGGCCTGGAAGCATCAGGTGGCGGAGGGGGGCAGGGCGTCGGGCTGCTCGGCATGCGGGAACGGGTGACCGCCCTCGGTGGCGTGTTCGAGGCCGGCCCCGAGCCCTCCGGCTCCTTCCGGGTCTGGGCCGTCCTCCCGTTCGATCGTGCGGTCGCACCGCCGGTGGGTGCGTCGTGACCGCGATCCGCGTCGTCCTCGCCGACGACCAGAACCTGGTGCGTGCGGGGATGCGCTCCCTGCTGTCCGCCGAGCCGGACATCGAGGTCGTGGGCGAGGCGTCGGACGGCGACCACGCGATGCGGGTGATCCGGGAGGTGCGGCCCACCGTCGTGTTGATGGACATCCGGATGCCGCACCGCGACGGTCTCCAGGCCACGCGGGACATCGCGGAGGACCCTCACCTCGCGGACGTGCACGTGGTCATCCTGACGACCTTCGAGCTGGATGAATACGTCTATGCCGCGATCCGGGCCGGCGCGACGGGCTTCCTGCTCAAGGACGCCGAACCCACCGAGCTGGTCCGGGGCGTTCGGGTGGCGGCCACCGGCGACGCGTTGCTGTCGCCGGCGATCGCGCGGCGGCTCATGGCGGGCTTCGCCGCCGCCCCCGACGGTCCGCCCAACCACGAGCGCGCGCGGGACCTGCCCCTGCTGACGGAGCGGGAGCGCGACATCGTCCGTCTCGTCGGGCACGGCCTGTCCAACGACGAGATCGCCCAGCACCGGGTGATCAGCCCGGCGACGGTGCGGACCCATGTGTCCCGCTCCCTGCTCAAGACGGGGTCGCGGGACCGGGCCCAGCTCGTGGTCTTCGCCTACGAGGCGGGGCTGGTCGTCCCCGGCCGGGGACTCGGTTCCGAGGGCACCGATTCCCCTCGCTGAGCACGCTCTCGCAGTAGGCCGGTCACGATGAGGAACTGGGCGACCGTGTAGGTCGCCATGACGAGCTGCCCCAGTCCGTCGACACCGCCGGCGCTGAGTCCCACCATGAAGTCGGAGACCACGAAGACGAGCGCCCCGACGGCCACACCGAACCGCACCCCGGCGGCGGTGGCGGCCATCACCGCGAGCAGTGCCCCGTACAGCGCGACCGCGACGGCGCTGATCAGGTCGTCCATCATCGGCCACAGCAGCGTGACGGCGCCCGCCCACACCACGGCGTAGACCAACGGGACCGGCCACCGGCCCCGCAGCCGCCGAAGCGCGCCCAGACTCAGGAAGACCCCGGTGTAGGCCAACTGGGCGACACCGAACAGGCTCACGCCGACGAGGAACGCCCGCGTCCCGGGAAACAACAGCGCGATGTCGGCCAACCATGACGCCGCCAGCGCCAACATCACCACCGCGGGGATCCCCCGCGTCACCCGCCCGCCGACCGACGCCGCGACGTAGCACGCCAGCAACGGCATCAGCAGCGACTTGGTGACCCAATGCCACTCCGGCGACCCCACCGTCAGCCCGACGAGGTCGAGTGCGACCGTCACCCAGAACAGCACGAGAACGACACGAGCGAGCATGAGATGTCCCTTCCCGACCACCGAAGGCACCAATCCGCCTGCCTCAGGGGAAGGACGGTCCCGGGGGTTGGTCCCGCGTCAGGCGGGAACGTTGCCCGGGGCCGCGCCCTCCTGGTGGGGGGTGCGCGGCGCGTCGGGATCGGCGTCGACCGTTGGGGCGCTCCCGTTGGCTAGGGCGTTGAGGACGGGAAGCGCGTTCGGTCGGAGGGCGTGGGGGAGGTTGTCGCCGAGGGCTTCGAGGCGGGTGGTTACGCGGTCGTGGACTTCGCGGCCGAGGCGGGCTCCGTCTGTGGTCAGGCCGATGAGGGACGCGCGGCGGTCCTTGGGGTTCTGGCGGCGGCGGACGAGGCCGCGGCGTTCGAGACGGTCCACCATGCCGGTCACGCTCGACTTTTCCAGGTCCAGGACGCGTCCGATCTCGCCCATGACCAGGGCCTGACCATCCAGGAGGCACAGCACG is part of the Spiractinospora alimapuensis genome and harbors:
- a CDS encoding response regulator, with translation MTAIRVVLADDQNLVRAGMRSLLSAEPDIEVVGEASDGDHAMRVIREVRPTVVLMDIRMPHRDGLQATRDIAEDPHLADVHVVILTTFELDEYVYAAIRAGATGFLLKDAEPTELVRGVRVAATGDALLSPAIARRLMAGFAAAPDGPPNHERARDLPLLTERERDIVRLVGHGLSNDEIAQHRVISPATVRTHVSRSLLKTGSRDRAQLVVFAYEAGLVVPGRGLGSEGTDSPR
- a CDS encoding lysoplasmalogenase, with translation MLARVVLVLFWVTVALDLVGLTVGSPEWHWVTKSLLMPLLACYVAASVGGRVTRGIPAVVMLALAASWLADIALLFPGTRAFLVGVSLFGVAQLAYTGVFLSLGALRRLRGRWPVPLVYAVVWAGAVTLLWPMMDDLISAVAVALYGALLAVMAATAAGVRFGVAVGALVFVVSDFMVGLSAGGVDGLGQLVMATYTVAQFLIVTGLLRERAQRGESVPSEPSPRPGTTSPAS
- a CDS encoding MarR family winged helix-turn-helix transcriptional regulator codes for the protein MTQTPRPLGISSALAALSSTIERIFVEEGRAHGLTPQQTHVLCLLDGQALVMGEIGRVLDLEKSSVTGMVDRLERRGLVRRRQNPKDRRASLIGLTTDGARLGREVHDRVTTRLEALGDNLPHALRPNALPVLNALANGSAPTVDADPDAPRTPHQEGAAPGNVPA